One Methanosarcinales archaeon genomic window, TTAGAGAGTTCCAGGTATCTCAGGAGCACCGATGCTTTCTGAGAGTATAATGCAATCTTGCGGTCCACGATAGGACCTGTCTTTGCTGCTTCCATAACCTCGTGTAATATTGATTCGTTGAATTCCATAGTATTAGTTTGTTGTTAGTCTTTGTATATATAATATAGGCTCTTCCAGCGTTTCAAGTTTGTACTTCATCTAAATATCATTTATTATAATTAACTATTTATATTATAAATAAAATTAAGGAATAATACATTAGGTGATGTGATATGAGAACTTCTGAAGTAAGAGTTTTTGATGATATAGATCTGGAATTAATTGATATCTTACGGAATTTAAATCTGTCGAGGAATGTGGCTTCAACACTCGTATTTCTTTCCAATGTTGATGAAGCAACTTCAATAGTCTTGGAAGTTGGTTCCCAGCTCAGGCAGCCAGAAGTTAGTATTGCCATTAAGGAGTTAAAGAATTTAGGGTGGGTGGATGAAAGGGAGATCACTAAAGTAGGCAGGGGCAGGCCGATGAAAGTCTATAAGCTTGTTGTTTCGATGGGTGAAATTATAGAGCATCTCGAAAAACAGACCAAAGAAAACACTCAGTGTATGGTGAAAACCATTGAAAAACTAAAAATGTTGAAGTTTAAAAAATGATTAAATGAGGATATAGAAACGCTATGGGGAAAGCATACAGTATAGTGTATAGATCTCTTATTTTTTGCGGTTTTTAGCTCCAGTTCAAAGGTTTGTTTTGAATGTTTCCCTAAAAACTCATTTTTCCAATGCCGGTTGATGTCGGTTTTTTGAAATTCCGCTTAGGATTCCCTTAAATATCGGTGGGTATAGTAGTATAGGCACAACCGCCTTTTCTTTTAGATAAAAATGTATGGGGATAGATGAAACGATAGTGGTAGCCGCTTTTTGCTTTTATCGTGCGCTAAACCGAATTATATAATAATGGCTTATTTAATTCTCTTATCTCCAAATCATAGTAAATATTTTCGCAATCGGCTAACATTTTGTTGACGTCAGCACTATGATCATCAAATTACCGAATTGGTAGATATTGGTAGCTTCTTGGTAGTTCCTACTGTTCTGCCGGGTCCCCGTGTTCTTTCACCGCTGCCTCAGCCGCAGGTCGTGTCCCCGACTTACTGAACAGGCACTCTGAACGTTAATAATTCTTTCAA contains:
- a CDS encoding ArsR family transcriptional regulator, encoding MRTSEVRVFDDIDLELIDILRNLNLSRNVASTLVFLSNVDEATSIVLEVGSQLRQPEVSIAIKELKNLGWVDEREITKVGRGRPMKVYKLVVSMGEIIEHLEKQTKENTQCMVKTIEKLKMLKFKK